Part of the Musa acuminata AAA Group cultivar baxijiao chromosome BXJ2-7, Cavendish_Baxijiao_AAA, whole genome shotgun sequence genome is shown below.
ATGGCCACAATTTGGCAACACAACCTTGCTGTTCGTCTCCATGCAGATACCACACTCTTCCTCTCTCTCAACATCTATCTCTGAGAGTTGCTGCTTGTCATCATCTTCTCTTCTCCTATACCTTTCTACACAGATGGATTTTTGCTTTTTATCTTCCATATCAGTTATCCCTTTTTGCAGTTGTATCAAAGAAGGGAAAATCACCCCTGTACATAAACAACCCTTTAAAAATTTAGAGCTACAATATTCATACCATCGGGATGGAAACTATCAAGTTTAATACAAGCTAATAAGTTTACCGTAAAACTCTTTGATACTTGCTTTCCTTTCTTGGATAGACATTGTGGTTTTTCCATCAACATAAACCTGCATAGCAAAATGTTACTAGATAGAGGAAAAATCAAGGCAATAAGAACTGAAAAAATTACCAATATAGGTCCAAGGCAAATTAAAAGCTGGACACGTCAACCTTATATATCAGAACTCTCAGCAGACCAAGAGCCCCTGCAAGGCTACAGTCTGTCCATTGCACCAGAAAAAGAAATAAGTGTGCAGCTGGGCTATATGACATTCGCATCTGAAGACAAGCACCATCATATTCCCTTGGAAAATCTGAAGCTCTGCACCTTAACAAACATTAGATGTTGTAATGTGGAGACAGCAGCAAATACAGAACATCTGTTATTCACTTCATTTACCAGGGCCTAATTATGTTGAAGGTTGtagttttgctatttataaatcgTTTGAATTCAAAGGCTAAGGATGCATGCAAGTGAAAGCTTGTCACTCGTCACCGAGAAAATGAAAGTTGAGTAAAAAATCAGTGAGAATAAATAAAAGCAACATGGAGAAATACATCCAGCAATTAGATTTTCAGATTCGTATTAACCACAATATAAGAATCCGAAATGACATGCGAAACACAGACACAAACTAAAATGGATGTACAATCGTAATAAATCAGAAATAATTAGAATATGAAGTTCTCAATGTTATTTTTACAAGAAGCAAGAAAAGCTTCTGGATTACCAATTTCCAATTTTCTTTTTAAGAGGTTGAAATTGACTTTGGGATCTCTACTAAATTGGGATCAGccaaaaatatattgaaataagaacttCCAGAAACAACAAAGCTAAATGTCACAGAAACTTTCAGAAACCCGAAAACTAGAAGTCACACAAAGAAAAAAGCACTTACACTAGCAAGGAATGAAGCTTTAAACCAGCATTGAGACTTGTGCTAAGCACTAAACCAAACAATTGAATAACTTTTCACCTTAACGTTCCATTTAATCAAGTGCAATTCATGACAAGATATGGATAAGACATCAGAAAGTAATGATGGTCAATAAATTAACACGACTCATGGCAATGATATGAAACTAAATATGAATAAAGTATCGAGATAAACTTTACTGGTCATCATCATCTAAAGAAACTTCACAAGGTACATCCTTTCTCACAAATACTCCACACAGATATGCCATTATTACTCCCTTCAGAACGAAAGCCTCTTAATTAGCAAAAGTTGAACTAAGAATTAACTTCTCCTTCGTTAAACACCTTTCACATGTAGCGGTGGAGCATTTCCTTTACTGTTTTAGAATAGTGTTTTCCAACAGCAGCTAAATAATTAACTCAGAATTTCAATATCCAGACGAAGGCAGCTACTTTATAGTCGATAAATGTCATTGCACAATTACATTCAGTGCGTTCTATTGAATTATGAAGACTCAATCCGGAGCACAACTAAAACTTACCGTGTACGAAAAAAAGATACAAAGATTCTGATTTCAACAGAAGGGTAAAATAGAACACCTCAAATCTACCCTGTAGTGCAGAACCGCTCACATTTCGGCATCAACAATTAAATGCACCAGACCAAGAATCAGTACTATTCATAAGAAAACTACCAAGATTAGCATGCAGATTTTTCTAAATACTATCAGAAAGAAAACCAGAAAACATCTTCGTACAAATTACACTCCAAAAGAATAGGAAATTTCCTAAAGAAGCTACTTTGGTTTCAAATATTACCCAATGATCCAACAACGTGTCATATTCCTAGTAAGAAGACCGGGACGGCAGGATCCGGTGGCAGATAAGTCCACTTACAGTGAGTTGGCGTGCTGGATGTCAGCTTCGAGGACTTTGAGGGAGTCCTTGAACGATTTCCGCATGGAAACGAGGAACATCTGAGCCGGAAATCATCCAGCAGCGATGCGAAACCCTGACCCTATCCCGCCTCCTGGTCTCCGCCGAGACTCCAATTCCTCGTCCCGCCAAACCCTAGCGagctcttcctcctcttcaccctccctctctctctccctctccctctccctctcgcgTTCGTTGCTTTAGAGGGGGAGTAAACTGTGACACGACCGAGCGAAGAAAAGGTTTCCTCCACGCCACGTGGACGGAGCAGGCTTCGTGCGCGTCTGTTTTAGATTAAAGTGGACGGCAACGAGCACCAGCGTCTTAATTCGACGGAGGACAGATTCGACTCGCGGGCCCCACGGCACGAAAAGTTGGCATTGGTAAACCATCGAGGCCGTAGAAGAAGCTCGTTGGTTCTTGCTGTGCCCCTCGAACACGATAAAATTAAAGTGCCTCTTTTGGGTTCCTCGAGCGTACGCTATCCAACCGTTCAAATAATATATGTAACCAAAATGTCGTTTTAGCCGACACTACTAAGACATGTAACGGAGGGCTCATTCGATCACGTTGTCGGTCATTGATTACTGCCATCGCCTTCCTTGATGATTGAATGGCCATCAATATCAACTGTTCCACACCTACTTATTACCATTCAAAATATAACGATATGAATAGAAATTGGAGTGTTCGTAATTATtactaattaattttttatttaattatatttttaaatgatacccaatttaaagaattttttataattatgaaggaTACATAAATCATATGACATCGatataaagaataaatatgagcATAGACTTAATGAGAAGAATGGATTCTTTTTATGGAGAACAATCGGGAGAACTCGAAGATGTGCCTAAGTCCACTTAAGCTAACGATGGAAAAGCTTCGAGGCCTAAGCCACAAAAGTTAGGTTGGATCGAGCGCATATCTATCAACCTAGCCTTCGAGAGTTATTTATGATTCAGCCGACATAGTTACTGTATTAGACCATCTAATTTATGATATGCTATGTTTAAAGCCCAAGTCCTGTGTAGGTGTTAAATGTGCTAAATGTGATGTGAATTTTTTCTAAGATCTCACatgttttattatttatgatatgaagGTCATGACATTCCCGTTAGTTTCACAATTGAAACTTCTTCGATTCTTAAATATCGATGGTCGATACCCGATCAACTATCCACCTTGTTATTGGAGGCAATGAGAATTTCATACAGAATCCACATATGGATTGATATTAAATTAAAGGAATGACTAgcttaaatttttattgataatgggtgtgaatttatatacacaaagagatattacaaaatatgataattacataattttcttaattaataataatataaaatattcatctaaaTCATTTCATAATATAGGCTATCACATTAAGATCATGATCCTCATTATTGATAGAATTATGATAATATGTTAgaataattttcatgatttaaaatcattataaatattatcaaaatattgaGAGGATCATGATAGTTTAATCATGATTTGTTTTATCAATAATATCCTTCCTAATATGCCCCTACAAGATTGTGCTTCTATGGAAgacaccaatcttggatcgaagtAGAAAGAATTGTTAGCGAGACAAAAGCTTGGTAAGAGCATATGCAAGTTGATTAGAAGATAAGACATGAGAGAGACATAgctcataattttaaattttgtcatgaacaaaataaaaattgataGCTATGTGCTTCATTCGAGAGTGAAATACATGATTAGTATATAGATATATTGTCTCAATATTGTCACTATTTATAGATGGAGGATCAAAAAATGTGACAAATAGTTTATATAGTAATGATTGAATCCAACATAGTTCGATAATTGTGGAAGCAGCTGCTGGATGTTCAATCTTTGTAAAAGATCTTGCAATAGAATATTCTTATATTCTATCTTAAAACTCTAAGAGATTGGattatgacaaaaaaaatatgatattagcACTAGTAAATATCCAGCCATCCTTATTACCTATTTAATCAATATCAAAAAATGCACGAAGCAATAAAGGAGAGTTATTTCGGAGAAATAAGTCATGATCGATAGTGACCTTTAATATTGGAGAAGGCAACAAAGTAGGCTTGTGCATAAATTGAGATGATTTATTCGCATATGCAATGTCTAGATGAATGAATACTAAATACTAATTAGACGATACTTAATGACATCACTAAGCTTAGGACTATCATATAGGATAATAGGAACACGTGTAGATATTGGGATAGTAATAGTATTGGCTTTAAGCATTTTGCTGCAATAGATCATGAATATACTTTTGCTAAGAAAGAAATAGATCATTTGTTGTATGGATAACTTGAATATAGTTGAGGGATCTAAgatctttgataaaaaaaaacttatagagaTTAACACAGTAATAATATTGGCTTCAAATATTTTAGTGCTACTTAAAATGCCATGAATATCCTTTTATTGAGAAGAAAATAGACCACTTATAAATATTAGTACTATCTGATAAGGTAAAAGAAACATTTATAGAGATTAGCAAAGTATCAGTATTAGCTTCAAGCATTTTGATACAATTCAAAAGGTCATGAATATACTTTCGTTGAGAAAGAAATGGATCATTTGCCATATTGATGATTTGAACACCGAGAAAATAACTTAAGAACCTAAAATCTTTTATAGAGAACTTATTTTCTAAGTTACTGAATTAatgaattaattattatttatttattactcaTAATAATTAAGTTAGATTGAGAATTATGCCCTCATGAGAATAAATGG
Proteins encoded:
- the LOC103973205 gene encoding E3 ubiquitin-protein ligase AIRP2 isoform X1; amino-acid sequence: MFLVSMRKSFKDSLKVLEADIQHANSLCRASDFPREYDGACLQMRMSYSPAAHLFLFLVQWTDCSLAGALGLLRVLIYKVYVDGKTTMSIQERKASIKEFYGVIFPSLIQLQKGITDMEDKKQKSICVERYRRREDDDKQQLSEIDVEREEECGICMETNSKVVLPNCGHAMCMRCYYEWHSRSQSCPFCRDSLKRVNPNDLWILTDRRDVVDMATVVKENLRRLFMYIEKLPLVMPDSVLDVYDSHVK
- the LOC103973205 gene encoding E3 ubiquitin-protein ligase AIRP2 isoform X2; translated protein: MFLVSMRKSFKDSLKVLEADIQHANSLASDFPREYDGACLQMRMSYSPAAHLFLFLVQWTDCSLAGALGLLRVLIYKVYVDGKTTMSIQERKASIKEFYGVIFPSLIQLQKGITDMEDKKQKSICVERYRRREDDDKQQLSEIDVEREEECGICMETNSKVVLPNCGHAMCMRCYYEWHSRSQSCPFCRDSLKRVNPNDLWILTDRRDVVDMATVVKENLRRLFMYIEKLPLVMPDSVLDVYDSHVK